The Candida orthopsilosis Co 90-125, chromosome 3 draft sequence sequence ACTTTGGTTCACAAGAAAACCTCATCAGTTGCTGCTTTGACCGAAGTTGCTTCTGCTGATGAAGgtgaattatcaaaattgatttcaactATTGATGCTAACTACTTGCAAAAATACgaagaaaacaagaaacaCTGGGGTGGTGGTATCATGGGTTCTAAGGCTAACGACAAATTGGCTAAAAAGGCTAAggctgctgctgctgctgcttaAACCAATTCGTTTGTAGCGTAGTGGAATTAAACTTGTATAGTAATACTAAAATAATCGGTAATTGAGGTGGAGATTGTAGATTATAATTGCTATATGTGTTAAAAGAGAGATTGGCATTGAATTTCGCTATGTAGGCGTGAAAAACAGAACACAATGTAGTGATATGGCCATGGACAGAGATTGCCATTGGAAGGTGTCGTTACAGAAGAGATAACAGAGAACTCAGTCATGATCTCTATTTTTTACAGTAAAACCTAGCAAAAACACGTAAAATCAATTCCTAATATACAACTCTTTTAACTAGAAAACACTTGATCAAGAGGTAAATCgttgaaaaagtcaaaCAGGTTGATATCATCCAATCCTCCGTTTGTAACAAAGCCTGGCGTCACAGGCACATCATATGGGTTAAACACAGCTCCACCTTGCCAATTGGGCACAGATGACATTCCATACCCTCGTTGTGGCTGGCCATATGGACCCGAAGTTCCAACAggctgttgctgctgctgctgttgctgctgctgttgcaaATTTGGCTGCGGAGTTCCATAGTTAATCTGTTGGTtctgctgttgttgattttgtgacaacatttgcaaccaaattcGATCAATCTCTTCACTGTTGAGATAATCCAAGCCAAATTCCTTGGTGAATTCTCCGATTGAAGTATCACTAGTTGGAGTTGACAAGTTGTCCGTGTCctttgatgttgatgaggTCGATGACACGTCATTGTTGGTATATTGATTGTAATTTACATCGTTGCAGAATTCCTTACCCATCATATCGACCTTACCTAATTTACGCAAAGTGCCTTCGCACAAATTGACCAAGTCTCTGATCTGAGCAGTGGAGAAGTCAGGAAGTTTGACTTTGGGATTAGCTTTGaccaattcatcattgtaAAAGTCCATTGAAGTGACCACTTTCAAAAAATACGAATGGCTCTTTGTCAATTTCCATGCGTAAAAATACCTGGAACTCAATTTAGATACTGCTGCTATTGAGACTTCTGCAGATCTGGTTAGGCAGGAGGAGAACCTACACAACTCCTTGTAATATTCATAGTATGCACTGTCGGACAAGCACCTTGATTCATGTTCAGGTTTTGACTTTAACCTGTAAATGGTCAAGTTGACTCTGATTATCACAGCAATATTAAGctgattcaatttgtgaATGATATGCTGCAATTTGGGATTAATAAACATATCGCAAATTACAGCACTGTTGCCCATCAATTCAAAGTAGTGTGGCATCAAATCGTTAGCAGCAATCTGCACTATTTTCTTAAGGTAAAAGTATGTTAGCTGAAcatctttgttttcataatgaagaaaaatatGATAAAAAGTCGACACAAGAAATGACTTCAAGGAGATGTAATGTTTAGCAGGAAAGTTTCTTGCAAACACATGAGTGTTGTACGTGTTTGCCTGCAAGCAATCCTTTAATGAGCCATAAATTTGACCCATTCTTACTTCAAGCTCACTGATTAACTTAGTTAACTCACTGAGTTTGGTTCTTCCTGTCAAGCTAAGGATTCTGTTAAGGAGCTGCCTTAAAACATTTTGCATTCCCGCATCTTTCGCAAAGTACAACTCGGTGATATACTTGTCCAAATTCTTGTCTTTCAAATTCGAATTTTCCTCATTTGAGAAGGGAAATTTAGTATCGTAGCTGTCAGGACATATAAGCATGGGGCTTCCATAAGTATATGCCTGATGAACATCAGACATGACAATAAGAAACCAAATCTTTCTACCAATATGGTTCTTTCTCTTATCGGTCAATACGTCTGGAAAATTTTCTGGTTCACGATTGAGTCCCAAGGAGTATGCCATTTGAACAACTAACGCAGATAAACCATTTGAATCTGCCCCATCACCGTCATCGCCATCTTCTGGAGCAAACATGTAGTAAATCTTCATAAACAATGCCAATTGAATCAAGGGCAAATTTGCTCTTCTCAATATATCAAACTGATAGAAGCAGTAACgagcaatttcaatactCTCAATGCCAATAGGATTTTGCATTAGATACTTCATGTCTTGAGCTTTTGGGCTGAGATCAGTTGTGTTTATTCTCTCTTCATTCACCAGCgctttatttgaaaatagagATAAATAAGCCAACCTCATTGCTATCAACAACGTCCCCACTAGGGCCAAGTCCAACctcttttcaatcttcaaatctttAAACGAAACATCGTCGTATGATCGAGGTCCAATGACCCTTTCCGTccattcaataaattcttcttcatctaaaAAAGGCATAAATGGATAGCACCATTCAAAAAATctatcaatcaatttccaaaccaCTTTCTTACTGGGAAGAGTCCTCCGTATTCTATCAATCAATAGCAACTCACAACCAAGCTGATTATCAAACAACGTCAATTCTAATTGCAACGTCTCCTTGTTAgcttttgattttaattttgacTTTAGCATATTATAAGGTACCACATCATTATACCCATTGCTTTCCAACATACGTTTACGAAATTTCATATCTGATTCATTGTTGTCACTGATAACCACTTGCGTATTCTCTTGGGTTACTTCATTGCCGACCGGgcaaacaacaaagttCTGTGAGCTTTCTTTCTGCTTACTAATGTATTCCCAAAGCGTATTCAAGCCCTCATCCCGCTTCATCATCGAAGTCCAAGCAAAAGGTCCATAATTAACCCTCATAAAATCTTTGCAACAAACTGAAGAGTAATCGTCATAAAAATTAATAGTTTCCATTTCGTTTAGGTAAGGGTTAACTCCTAGTAAATTGGTTCTTGACTCGGGAGGAACATAATTTGGCGAGGTGGCTGTGGATGCCACCAGATTACCTGTAATTGAACTACCCATTGGCGACTCATGAGGTGGCATGTGATCTCTCAAAGATGGTAACtgtattgttgatggaGTTCTCGTGTTTGACAAATTGTAAATAGTAGATAACAGAGGTTGGATTGTTGGACGTGGCAACACTGGTGAAGGAACCGAGAATGGCGTAGTTTGAGCAAACAGAAAGTTTTTGTTAGCTGGTGGTTGATAACTTGGGGAGTTTTCACTATTTGGCCCATTTTGGTGGAGattgttttcaatggaTTCCAAtctttctttcaacattttgatttcaagtAAGGAGTTGGAAAGTTGGTCGGACGCATCCTTCGACTTTTTGGACTTGTTCTCTTCGTAGCTGGCATTACTTCTCTTTCTACTGGATGTGACATGCGAACTTCTCGAACTACTAGGGGATACACTGTTAACGAATTGCAATGGTTGTTTGGCGCTTTGTTCATATGGCTGAACCTCTGGATCCAACTTTTGTGCTAAATCATTGAACCCTTCCTCATCATAACAACACTGGATATTACCTCTGGCCTTCACACAGTTTGAGCATGGTAGCTGTCGATCACACttgattttcctttttttacaatttaTGCAAACGGAACTCGGCCGTTTTCTCCTGCGTGGTTGTTGTGCTGGTCGGTTTTGTTCCTCCTTTATCTCGGTTGTTGGAGGATGTGGGATATCTGCTAATGCTGACATGGTTCTCTTGATTTCTCTGTTGTAGGATTCCTATCGAAATAACAGACAGTGGCAAATAAGCTGAGAGGTTAATTGATTGATGCTCTTAGCTTAAAAAAAAACACTCTTGTGAATAGATCCGGGTGCGTTTCATttgtaaagaaaaaaatcatAATGAACTATTCCCGAGATTTCCGGATTAGGCAAGAGCGAGATACGTGAGCCGTGCTGAAATTAATAACCCCTCTCTTCGTACATCGtatttatttattaaaCTTTGCTATGTGGCAAACTTTAAAATATCTGGTTATATAATTAAAAGTCTAGTTCGACTTCTACCTATTAAAGAGTTTATCTAATGgtaaatcatcaaacatCTCGGAATAGTTGTATAAACTAGTTCCGGGTACAGGCGGTTGTGCAGTGGAGCCCTGACCATCGGTGGCATATTGTTGGCCTTGCATATTTGTACTTGCCAGCTGATTCCGTAGATTCGAGACTTGTTGTGGGGCTTGTGTATTCGCATAATATGGATTAGCATACTGGGTCTGAGGTATAGCAATATTTTCATATGAAGCATTTGCACGCCCAAAATCCTCTATGCCGATATTAGTGATTATATCTGGTTGTTCTTGAAATAAATTGTTATACAGTGAAATTCCTGTGTTTTGATTACTTGATTTCAGGGATAACATTTGTAACCAGATTGAATCAATCTGCTCGCTATTGTCAAATCGTAAATCCTCAAAACCGGAAAAATATAACCCTGTGGAATCAACGCTTGCAGGTGTATTGAGACTCAGTGTTATGTGTTCTTGATTCTTTGGGGTTATTTCCGTTAAGGTGTGATTGAACCCTTCGTTGAATGGATGATCCTTCGTTTGCTGTTGAAGACTTTCAGCATCAgtctttttgaacaatgatTCAATGCCAACTTCTTGACAATACTTTTCCACatttttctccaatttttccaagCTAGCTTCAACAAGATCAGCCACCTCTGCCATCCTCTCTGCTGTTGGCTGCGCAAAATCCAAACCGTCAATGTTTATCTCTTTATAAAAAGCCGAGCTCGTCACTAACTTCAAATAGTAATTTTGAGTTCTCACAACTTCCCAAGCGAAAAAGTATCTTTTACTTAAGATCGATATTCCTATCAAACAAATACGACAACTTTTCTCCATAAGTGTGATGAAATGGTTGAGTGATGCGGTGAACTTCTTGTAATCAGTGGTCAATTCCTTGCCCATTTTCATTTCAGCACGTGCTTTATAAAGGGAAAAGTTGGAACGCACAATCCCAATGATACATATGTCACTGATTCTCGTCAATACTTGAATAATGGTGGGGTTGATAAAAAGATCAGCACCTTCCCCAAATATCTCCTGGCTCTTTGTTATCAATGCAAAGCTAGAGACTAATACTTCGTCCATTGCCAATGTCAACATCTTCTTTAAATAGAAATAACTTAACGTGTTGTTGACCTTTTCATAgaagttgaacaagaaacaataattcaacatcaaaaatgaatacACTTTCAATAAGCTGGCAGCTTTGGAAATCTTATTTGTATGATATCGAGAGTCCAGTTCCTCTAGTGAATACAAATAGTCCTCCAACTTACCAAATAGCTTTCTCACACCcatttcaattgtattgAGATGTGTTGTTAATTCCATAACCTTTACATTTCCTTGAACATTGGAGTATAATGCAATAACACGTTGAATTGGTCCACCAATGATGGTGGACATGAATGCAAATATAGAAGTCTGGTCAGTTTCTCTATTCCTCAGGTTTGAGTTCTGCCATGTAAAAAATGGCCTCTTTGTGTCATAACTTTCTCTTCTAACCAGTACTGGCGATCCAAACAAGATTGCTGAATGGTACTCTGACAGTACAACAAAGTACCAGATCTTTCTGTACAAGTTTTTCATCTTGTCGTCCTTGAAATCGGGAGTTTTGTCCGGCTCCCTATTCAAACCTAGCATGTACGACATGGAAACCAAAACACTATTTTGGATATGACCATAACCTCCTTCCAACCCATCACCTTCTTCGGGGGCGTAAATTCTATATATACGCAAGAATACCCCACATTGTAACATTGGAATACTAACTCGTCCCAATCTCTCTAAATGACGAAAACAAGCTTGGGAAATTTCTGCAATGCCAATTTCGATTTGATTTAACAAgagaaatttcttttccgCTTCATCAGAAGTGAGGTTAGTTTTGGCGAgaattttttcattgtgGAATCCTCGATTATGAAATAAGGACAAGTAGGATAGTCTAAGCAttataaacaaaattccaatttgaGCAAAGTCACCGCGATGTGCGACTTTAATATCTGGCTTCGCTTCCTCGTATGATTCTTTGCCcacaatcttttcaattgagctTCTAAAGTCATCTTCAATCACGTAAGGAAAAAATGGATATAGTAGGTACATAAATCGATTGATGTGCAACCATATAACTCTCTTTGTTGGCATGATTGCTTTAATTTGTTCGATTAAAGTCATCTCATGGTCTCTTGATCCACCCAAAACACTTAGCTCTAACGCAAAAGTTGACATATTTACCGGGTCTGGAGTCATGGAAGTGCTCTTTGACCGTCCTCTCACCAACTTGTCATCTTCCGTGTCCTTCGTTTTAGCTTCAAATCGAGACACGGAACTTTCATCATAGTTCAAAGTGcttttcaatctttcaTCCACTGGTTCcatcaatctttttattGGATCATAATTGATACCAACATTAATACTCTTAAGGTCatccttttgtttttgttttgcgGCAAAAGTCTTAAGCGCCTTTAACGATGCGCTATTTCTGACCGAGTACGACCATGACAATGGATACAAACTTCTAGTTTTCGAACCATCATTGCTTGAGTAAACTTGTGAGTATAGCGGAATAACATCATTTAAATCATAATAAGGGTTAATTCCAGCCAAATACTGTTCTCGTTTGCAAACTTGATCGAGACGGATCTCACTTGTCACGGATTGCTCCAAATCATAAACATCAG is a genomic window containing:
- a CDS encoding Mrr1 zinc finger protein yields the protein MSALADIPHPPTTEIKEEQNRPAQQPRRRKRPSSVCINCKKRKIKCDRQLPCSNCVKARGNIQCCYDEEGFNDLAQKLDPEVQPYEQSAKQPLQFVNSVSPSSSRSSHVTSSRKRSNASYEENKSKKSKDASDQLSNSLLEIKMLKERLESIENNLHQNGPNSENSPSYQPPANKNFSFAQTTPFSVPSPVLPRPTIQPSLSTIYNLSNTRTPSTIQLPSLRDHMPPHESPMGSSITGNSVASTATSPNYVPPESRTNLLGVNPYLNEMETINFYDDYSSVCCKDFMRVNYGPFAWTSMMKRDEGLNTLWEYISKQKESSQNFVVCPVGNEVTQENTQVVISDNNESDMKFRKRMLESNGYNDVVPYNMLKSKLKSKANKETLQLELTLFDNQLGCELLLIDRIRRTLPSKKVVWKLIDRFFEWCYPFMPFLDEEEFIEWTERVIGPRSYDDVSFKDLKIEKRLDLALVGTLLIAMRLAYLSLFSNKASVNEERINTTDLSPKAQDMKYLMQNPIGIESIEIARYCFYQFDILRRANLPLIQLALFMKIYYMFAPEDGDDGDGADSNGLSALVVQMAYSLGLNREPENFPDVLTDKRKNHIGRKIWFLIVMSDVHQAYTYGSPMLICPDSYDTKFPFSNEENSNLKDKNLDKYITELYFAKDAGMQNVLRQLLNRILSLTGRTKLSELTKLISELEVRMGQIYGSLKDCLQANTYNTHVFARNFPAKHYISLKSFLVSTFYHIFLHYENKDVQLTYFYLKKIVQIAANDLMPHYFELMGNSAVICDMFINPKLQHIIHKLNQLNIAVIIRVNLTIYRLKSKPEHESRCLSDSAYYEYYKELCRFSSCLTRSAEVSIAAVSKLSSRYFYAWKLTKSHSYFLKVVTSMDFYNDELVKANPKVKLPDFSTAQIRDLVNLCEGTLRKLGKVDMMGKEFCNDVNYNQYTNNDVSSTSSTSKDTDNLSTPTSDTSIGEFTKEFGLDYLNSEEIDRIWLQMLSQNQQQQNQQINYGTPQPNLQQQQQQQQQQQPVGTSGPYGQPQRGYGMSSVPNWQGGAVFNPYDVPVTPGFVTNGGLDDINSFDFFNDLPLDQVFSS
- a CDS encoding Zcf35 predicted zinc-cluster protein, giving the protein MSETTSNAETTVTSPSTPEHGSTRSHEVKTPGGHIVKKRNRPSLVCFPCRKKKIKCDKEKPCQMCVKNNIADHCEYDQRLLARKEGKGKKNSSEARTTKRRRLPLSNTSTQEMTETSSVAASGEKELRSNGVNSPNSSNDVCVIMKKSDLEELQSKLKHYESMMTPPVNNRKKTNTTSSKSKKDKNIVYNRSINSYQGVIFTTHEENRPGYVPLADMSTDQSDVYDLEQSVTSEIRLDQVCKREQYLAGINPYYDLNDVIPLYSQVYSSNDGSKTRSLYPLSWSYSVRNSASLKALKTFAAKQKQKDDLKSINVGINYDPIKRLMEPVDERLKSTLNYDESSVSRFEAKTKDTEDDKLVRGRSKSTSMTPDPVNMSTFALELSVLGGSRDHEMTLIEQIKAIMPTKRVIWLHINRFMYLLYPFFPYVIEDDFRSSIEKIVGKESYEEAKPDIKVAHRGDFAQIGILFIMLRLSYLSLFHNRGFHNEKILAKTNLTSDEAEKKFLLLNQIEIGIAEISQACFRHLERLGRVSIPMLQCGVFLRIYRIYAPEEGDGLEGGYGHIQNSVLVSMSYMLGLNREPDKTPDFKDDKMKNLYRKIWYFVVSSEYHSAILFGSPVSVRRESYDTKRPFFTWQNSNSRNRETDQTSIFAFMSTIIGGPIQRVIALYSNVQGNVKVMELTTHLNTIEMGVRKLFGKLEDYLYSLEESDSRYHTNKISKAASLLKVYSFLMLNYCFLFNFYEKVNNTLSYFYLKKMLTLAMDEVLVSSFALITKSQEIFGEGADLFINPTIIQVLTRISDICIIGIVRSNFSLYKARAEMKMGKELTTDYKKFTASLNHFITLMEKSCRICLIGISILSKRYFFAWEVVRTQNYYLKLVTSSAFYKEINIDGLDFAQPTAERMAEVADLVEASLEKLEKNVEKYCQEVGIESLFKKTDAESLQQQTKDHPFNEGFNHTLTEITPKNQEHITSSLNTPASVDSTGLYFSGFEDLRFDNSEQIDSIWLQMLSSKSSNQNTGISSYNNLFQEQPDIITNIGIEDFGRANASYENIAIPQTQYANPYYANTQAPQQVSNLRNQSASTNMQGQQYATDGQGSTAQPPVPGTSLYNYSEMFDDLPLDKLFNR